Genomic window (Fundidesulfovibrio soli):
GAAGTTGCCGCCGATGCCCACGCCCACCAGGATCGGGGGGCAGGGGTTGGGGCCGGCTTCGGCCACGCGGTTGATGATGAACTCGCGCAGGCCCTTCCAGCCGGCGGCGGGGGGGAACATCATCACGCGGCTCATGTTCTCGGAGCCGCCGCCCTTGGCCATCATCCAGATCTTGATCTTGTCGCCGGGGACCAGGTCGAAGTGGATGATCGCCGGGGAGTTGTCGCCCGTGTTCTTGCGGGTGAAGGCGTCGCAGGAGGACTTGCGCAGGTAGCCTTCCTGGTAGCCCTTGATCATGCCCTCGTTGATGGCATGGCGGATGCCCATGCCTTCGACGCGGGCGTCCTCGCCCATTTCCACGAAGAACACGGCGAGGCCGCAGTCCTGGCAGAGGGGGAGGCCGGTCTCCTTGGAGAGGTCGGAGTTCTCCAGCAGCTGGCGGAAGGTCTCCTTGGCCGCGGGGTTGACCTCGGCCTCCATGCGGGCCTTGAAGGTCCGCACGACGTCCTCGGGTAGCTCCCGGTTGGCCGAGATGCACATCTGGGCCACCGAGTCGATTATCGTCTGCGCTTTGATCGTACGCATTTTTTCTCCTTGAGGGGGCTTGCGGTCATGTGCCCGCAAGGGTGGGGGAGAACGTCTCCCCCTTTCCCCCGGATGTTGTCCGCTTGCGGGCGGCGGCGGGGATGGAGCCGCCACCGCCCCGCGCCGTTACAGCTTCACATCCTTCCTGAGGAAGCTGGGCAGGATGTTGTTCACCGCGGCGAAGGCCATGCGCTGGCGCAGGCGGCCCAGCACGTCCTGCAGGGGCAGGTACTTGGGGCAGACGTCTTCGCAGGCCAGCAGGCCCATGCAGCCGAAGATGCCTTCGTCGGTGCCGACGATGTCGAAGTACTCCTGCTCGGTGCGCTCGTCGCGCGGGTCGAGCATGAAGCGGGCCACGCGGTTGAGCGCCGTGGCGCCGAGGAAGTCCTCGCGCATGAGCGCCGTGCCGCAGGCCGCCACGCAGCAGCCGCATTCGATGCAGCGGTCCAGTTCGTAGATCTTCTCGGCCAGGGCGTTGTCCATGCGCTCTTCCTGGGCGTTGGGATCGAAGACCTTCTTGGTCTCGCACCAGGATTTCACGCGCTGGTACATGCCCCTGAACCAGGTGCCGGTATCCACCGAGAGGTCGCCCACCAGCTTGAACACTGGCAGGGGCATCAGGGTGACTTCCTCGGGCAGGTCCTTGGTTTTGGTGTGGCAGGCAAGGCCGGGGCGGCCGTTGACCACCATGCCGCAGGCGCCGCAGATGCCGGCCCGGCAGCAGAAGTCGAACTGCAGGGAGGGGTCCTGCTCCTCGCGCAGGCGGTTCAGCACGATGAACAGGGTCATGGACTCCGTTTCGTCTATGGTGAACGACTGCATGTGCGGGACCGATTTCGGATCCTGCGGGTTATAGCGGAAGATGTTGAACTTGAGCATTCTGGCCATTGTAATCTCCTCGCGCCTTAGGCCTTCTTGCCCGCAGGGGTGGCCTGGGGGGGATTGTCCATGGGGATGATCTTGCCGCCGCCGTAGCCGCGCTCGCCGGGCGGAATTTCGAAGACCTTGGTGGCCGCTTCGTAATTGAGGGTCGGCAGATCGTCGGACGCATTAGCCCAGGTGGCCAGGGTGCGGTTGAGCCAGTCGCGGTCGTTGCGCTCGGGGAAGTCCTCGCGGGTGTGAGCGCCGCGCGACTCGGTGCGCTGCAACGCGGCGTAGCACACGCACTGGGCCAGCTTGACCATACCCTCGATCTTGAGGGCCAGGGCCAGTTCCTGGTTGGCGCCCAGGCCGTTGGAGCGCAGGCCCACCTTGCGGGCGCGCTGCAGGATCTCCTGGAGTTTGGTGACGCTTTCGGTGAGGTCCGTGCCGTTACGGAAGATGCCCGCACCCTTCATGATGGTGTCGAACATGGCGTTTCGCACGGCGTAGACGTTCTCGTTGCCGTTCTGGCCCTTGATCAGGGCCTGGATGCGCGCGGCCTGCTTCTCGTAGGCCTCGCGGATGGCGGCGGTGTTGAAGGTGGTGTCGGTTCCGGCGAGGAACTCGACCACCTTGCCGCCCACCCACATGCCGGCCACGATGGTCTCCGCCAGGGAGTTGCCGCCCAGGCGGTTGAAGCCGTGCATGTCCCAGCAGGCGGCTTCGCCGGCCGAGAACAGGCCCTTGAGGCCGTAGGCGGCCCCGTCCTTGTTGGTGCGCACGCCGCCCATGGAGTAGTGCTGCGTGGGACGCACGGGGATGAGCTGGTGCACCGGGTCCACGCCCAGGAAGGACTCGCAGATCTCCTGCACTTCGCGCAGCTTGGTGGTGATGTGCTTCTCGCCCAGGTGGCGGATGTCCAGCCAGAGGTGGTCACCGTAGGGGCTCTTGACGCCCAGGCCCTTGCGCATGTGCTCGGTCATGCGGCGCGAAACCACGTCGCGGGAGGCCAGCTCGGCCTTTTCGGGCTCGTAGTCCGGCATGAAACGGTACTGGTTGACGTCCAGCAGGGTGCCGCCGTCGCCGCGGCAGCCTTCGGTCACCAGGATGTCTGTGGGCACGATGCCCGTGGGGTGGAACTGGATGGCCTCGGGGTTGCCGAAGGGCACCACGCCGGTATCCAGGGCCGCGATCATGCCGCCGCCGTCGCAGATGACCGCGTTGGTGGACTCGCGGTAGATGCGCCCGTAGCCGCCGGTGGCGATCAGGGTCGCGCGGGAGAGGTAGGCCTTCAGCTCGCCGGTCTTGAGGTCGCGCACGATGGCGCCCATGCAGGTCTCGCCGTCGTGGATCAGGGCGATGGCCTCGGTCTTGTCGTGCACCTGGACGCCCATCTGCGCGGCGCGGTTGTCCAGGGTGTAGAGCACGGCGTGGCC
Coding sequences:
- a CDS encoding fumarate hydratase, producing the protein MRTIKAQTIIDSVAQMCISANRELPEDVVRTFKARMEAEVNPAAKETFRQLLENSDLSKETGLPLCQDCGLAVFFVEMGEDARVEGMGIRHAINEGMIKGYQEGYLRKSSCDAFTRKNTGDNSPAIIHFDLVPGDKIKIWMMAKGGGSENMSRVMMFPPAAGWKGLREFIINRVAEAGPNPCPPILVGVGIGGNFELAAINSKKALLREIDDTHPDPEVAKLEAELLASINKLGVGPMGLGGDTTCLGVKIMVAPCHLASLPLAVNIQCHSARHKEVVL
- a CDS encoding fumarate reductase iron-sulfur subunit gives rise to the protein MARMLKFNIFRYNPQDPKSVPHMQSFTIDETESMTLFIVLNRLREEQDPSLQFDFCCRAGICGACGMVVNGRPGLACHTKTKDLPEEVTLMPLPVFKLVGDLSVDTGTWFRGMYQRVKSWCETKKVFDPNAQEERMDNALAEKIYELDRCIECGCCVAACGTALMREDFLGATALNRVARFMLDPRDERTEQEYFDIVGTDEGIFGCMGLLACEDVCPKYLPLQDVLGRLRQRMAFAAVNNILPSFLRKDVKL
- a CDS encoding fumarate reductase flavoprotein subunit, with the translated sequence MQIIQTDLLCIGAGLAGERVAIEAAENGFSVICLSLVPARRSHSSAAQGGMQAALGNSAMGEGDSPDVHFADTVKGSDWGADQECARIFVDTAPIAMRQMAFWGVPWNRVVPGEQTYYKGGKPFTAYEKPENEGLIHSRSFGGTAKWRTCYTSDGTGHAVLYTLDNRAAQMGVQVHDKTEAIALIHDGETCMGAIVRDLKTGELKAYLSRATLIATGGYGRIYRESTNAVICDGGGMIAALDTGVVPFGNPEAIQFHPTGIVPTDILVTEGCRGDGGTLLDVNQYRFMPDYEPEKAELASRDVVSRRMTEHMRKGLGVKSPYGDHLWLDIRHLGEKHITTKLREVQEICESFLGVDPVHQLIPVRPTQHYSMGGVRTNKDGAAYGLKGLFSAGEAACWDMHGFNRLGGNSLAETIVAGMWVGGKVVEFLAGTDTTFNTAAIREAYEKQAARIQALIKGQNGNENVYAVRNAMFDTIMKGAGIFRNGTDLTESVTKLQEILQRARKVGLRSNGLGANQELALALKIEGMVKLAQCVCYAALQRTESRGAHTREDFPERNDRDWLNRTLATWANASDDLPTLNYEAATKVFEIPPGERGYGGGKIIPMDNPPQATPAGKKA